One Vicugna pacos chromosome X, VicPac4, whole genome shotgun sequence DNA window includes the following coding sequences:
- the LOC140691889 gene encoding heat shock transcription factor, X-linked member 3-like gives MASQSPDEEYTATAAPAADGEPPAGAPSGSSPDPKVDSREILEKPGDQAESQDPGSQDNQPPQDPNPGPANVDGTHGVLGLSFPRKLWMMVEDEAFKSVRWNDKGDMLIIEEDLFQREVLRRRGADRIFETDSLKSFIRQLNLYGFRKIHLPGTLGRSPGKKRLMIYHNCNFQREKPLLIENMWRKGDPRATARPASSATTPKRKKQAAPPMRCTQFFHQNDSTKDADRKTQREAPRAQVPSGIRAFMLPGVLSAGRVARLVVVQRPSSEQGGPSGEGTSRNVTLVPPATAGRDGAGELPRSPPVCPDPSSVVSTCNTGYCMLLAALLLMAPNQEARGR, from the exons ATGGCGAGTCAGAGCCCCGACGAGGAATATACGGCCACGGCGGCCCCCGCAGCTGATGGAGAGCCCCCAGCGGGGGCCCCATCGGGTTCATCCCCGGATCCAAAGGTGGATTCGAGGGAGATTTTGGAGAAGCCCGGCGACCAGGCCGAGAGCCAAGATCCAGGCTCCCAAGACAACCAGCCACCACAGGACCCAAACCCAGGTCCCGCCAACGTGGACGGAACCCACGGTGTTCTTGGGCTCTCCTTCCCGAGAAAGCTCTGGATGATGGTGGAGGACGAGGCCTTCAAGTCCGTGCGCTGGAACGACAAGGGAGACATGCTGATCATCGAGGAAGACCTTTTCCAGCGGGAGGTTCTTCGCCGGCGCGGCGCAGACAGGATCTTTGAAACAGACAGCTTGAAGAGCTTCATCCGCCAACTGAACCTCTACGGGTTCAGGAAAATACACCTGCCCGGCACTCTGGGTCGCTCTCCggggaagaaaaggctgatg ATCTACCACAACTGCAACTTTCAGAGAGAGAAGCCCCTGCTGATCGAGAAcatgtggagaaaaggtgacCCGAGAGCAACTGCTCGGCCCGCTTCCAGCGCAACCACcccaaagagaaagaagcaagccGCCCCACCTATGAGATGCACCCAGTTTTTCCATCAGAATGACTCCACCAAAGATGCCGACAGGAAGACCCAGAGGGAAGCCCCCCGTGCTCAGGTGCCCAGCGGCATCCGGGCCTTCATGCTCCCTGGCGTCCTGTCTGCCGGCCGGGTGGCCAGGTTGGTGGTAGTGCAGCGTCCCTCCAGCGAGCAGGGCGGCCCGAGTGGGGAGGGCACCTCCAGGAATGTCACGCTAGTGCCCCCGGCTACTGCCGGAAGGGACGGTGCAGGGGAGCTGCCCAGAAGCCCCCCCGTTTGCCCCGATCCCAGCTCGGTGGTGTCCACGTGCAACACGGGTTACTGCATGCTGCTCGCGGCCCTTCTGCTCATGGCCCCCAACCAGGAGGCCCGCGGCAGATGA